The Gordonia iterans DNA window GGCGCAGGTCTCGCCCGAACGGCTGCGCTCGCAACTGTCGCGGGTGGGAGCGGTGATCTGTGCGGCCTCCGATCAGCTCGCCCCGGCGGACCGCGCGCTGTACGCGCTGCGCGACGTGACCGGCACGGTGGCCTCGATCCCGCTGATCGCCGCCTCGATCATGAGCAAGAAGATCGCCGAGGGCACCGAGGCGCTGGTGCTCGACGTCAAGGTCGGGTCGGGGGCGTTCATGAGGACGTACGACGACGCCGCCGACCTCGCGCGTGCCATGGTCGAACTCGGCACCGACGCCGGCGTGCGGACCAGCGCACTGCTCACCGACATGTCGGCGCCGCTCGGGCGCAGCGCGGGCAATGCTCTCGAGGTGGCCGAGGCGGTGGAGGTGCTCGCCGGCGGGGGACCGCGCGACGTCGTCGAGCTGACGCTTGCGCTGGCGCGGGAGATGCTCGACGCCGCCGGCTTGCGGGACGTCGATCCCGCCGAACACCTCGCCGGCGGGCAGGCGATGGACACCTGGCGCGCGATGATCGCGGCGCAGGGCGGCGATCCGGCCGCGTCGCTGCCGGAGGCGGTGCACCGGGAGGTCGCGGTCGTCTCCGAATCCGGGTATCTGGCGCGGCTGGATGCCCTGGCCGTGGGCCTGGCCGCGTGGGAACTCGGGGCCGGACGGTCGGCGCCGGGGGCCGCGGTGTCGGCGGGCGCGGGCGTGACGTGGCATGCGGCCGTGGGGGAGCCGGTGGTCGCCGGCGCTCCGCTGCTGACCCTGCACGCCGACGATCCGGCCCGGTTCGATGCCGCGCTCGCCCGGCTCGAGGGCGCCTACGAGGTGACCGCGACGGCGCCGACGGACGTCCCGCCCCTTGATCGGGTGCTCGGGCGCATCGGTCCGTAGCGGAACGCGGCGACCGAGCGCGGACGTCCTACGGGGCGAGCGACCGGCCGGTGAGGGTGCGAAAGTAGTAGATCGCCAGGAACTCCGTCAGTGGGAGGGCCACCAGGAGACCGACGCCGAGAAAGAGAACGCCGACGGCGAGGACGACGAGGGTGACGGTCAGCATCACGATCGTCGCTCCGGGTCTGGCGCACAGCAGGGTGAATCCCTCGGCGACGCCGGCGCGCAGTGACGCCCTCGGGCAATCGGCTGCGGCGAGGTACATCCAGGTGGCCGGAATCTCCACGGCGGCCACGCACACGAGGTAAGTCCAGCTGAATCCGGCTTCTTCGACGAAGAGCGCCTCGAGCCCGGCGGTGAGCAAGCCGGTGACGGCGACGATCGACAGCACCGGCGCCAGGGCCGTCGGCCGGAAGAAGTCGGTGAACACTGGACGCCGCCCGTCGGCGATGACGATCGCGCCGTTCAGCCAGCAAGCGATGGAAAGGCTTACGGGAACCAGCCAGAGTGCGCTCTCCAGGTAGCCCTGAGCGTCCTGCACCGCGATCGTCGCATCGAGCGCTCCCCGTGCGTCGGTGCTGGTGCGGAGGATGTGCGTGACGATCGAACCGACGATCCAGTCCGCCGTCAGGAAGACGCCGAGCAAGCCGGCCAGCAGGATCAGTGTCCACGTCGCGCTCGCACCGATGATCGTGCCGGGGGTGGCGCGGAGCCGGCCCCAGGACCATCGCAGAGCGCTGGTCGGGCGTGGCGCCCGAGACCGGCGACGGGTGCTCGTGTCGCTGTCCACCCGCCGGCTACTGCGCGATCGGGCGGCGGGTGAGAGCCCGGAAATAGTAGAGAGTCAGCAGACCGGCGAAGGGCATCGCGAAGAGCAGGCCGACGAGCAGGGCCAGGGCGCCGGCGATCGTGATCAGCAACGCGATCAGCAGCACCACGAGGGTCGGCCCCGCGCGCCCGGCCGAGAGATTGAGGCCGTTGCTGAGGGACGGACCGACCCCGGCGCCGGTGTCGGCGGCGAAGTACACCATCCAGATCGTCAGGAAGGTGAGGGCCAGGGAGACCAGGAGGGAGATCCATTCCAGGCCGAGGTACTGGGACAGGAGCAGATCGGCGACGGTCGAGACCGCCGAGACGATGAGCGTGACCAGCAGGATCGGGCCCAGTGCCACCGGGCGGAAGAAGTCGCCGATATCCGCTCGCTTGCCGTCGGCGATGGTGATCAGGCCGTTCAGCCAGCACGACGTCGCCAACCCGGTGATCGCGGCGACGGCTATTCCGGCGATCACCCCGCTGGTGATCGCCGCGCCGATCGACACCGATTCGTCCACGTCGACGGCGAAGCCGCTCACGGCGAGAACGACCAGGCCGATGACGACGCCCGCCAGCAGCGCCGCGCCGATGATGATGGCGGCCCACAACGCTGCGGCGCCGACCAGCACGCCGATGTTGGCCGAGAATCGACTTCCTGCCCAGCTGAACGCCGCGCCCAGCCGCGGCGGATCGGGGGCGGTCTGCATCGGGGCCGCGGGCGGGAACGCGCCGAACGGATCGGCGCCGAACTGGTTCGCCTCGTAGGGCGCGCCATAGTAGGGAGTGCCGTACTGGGGAGTGCCGTACTGGGGAGTGCCGTACTGGGGAGTGCCGTACTGCGGAGTGCCGTAGGGGTTGCCTGGAAGCGTCTGCGCGTCGAAGGGATCGGCGGACGGCTGGAACTCGGTCACCTCGTCCTGCACGTCGGGTTCGCGCGCCTCATCGGCCGGCGATTCGGCGGGTGGGACGGAGTGTGCGTCGTCGTTCGCGGCCGGCCGCTGGTCGTCGGATTCGCTCATGACTCCCATCATGCCGTTTCGCCGGATTCGCCTGTCCTCGACCCCAACCCCGACCCCGACCCCGATCGACGCTCGGCCAGCCGAGCGGCCACGGGTTGCCTACGGTGGGGGCATGGGCATTCCCGAGACGATCACCATCGACAGTTGCCGGCTCGCTCCCAAGGTCCTCTTGCACGATCACCTCGACGGCGGGCTGCGGCCGGCGACGGTGCTGGACCTGGCGCGCGAGAACGGGTACGACAAGCTGCCCGCCGACACCGCCGAGGAACTCGGGGAGTGGTTCGCCACCGCCGCCGACTCCGGGTCGCTGGAGACCTACCTGGAGACCTTCGCGCACACCGTCGGCGTGATGCAGACCGCGCCGGCGCTCACCCGCGTGGCGCGCGAATGCGCCGAAGACCTGTTCGAGGACGGCGTCGTGTACGCCGAGGTGCGCTTCGCGCCGGAGTTGCACACCGAGCAGGGGCTCTCGCTGGACGAGGTCGTGGAGGCGGTGCTGGCTGGCTTCGCGGAGGGGGAGGACCTGTCCCGGGCGGCGGGCAGGCCCATCGTCGTACGGTGCCTGCTGACCGCGATGCGGCATGCGGCGCGGTCGCTGGAGATCGCCGAGCTGGCCACGCGCTTCGAGGGGCGCGGGGTGGTCGGATTCGACATCGCCGGCGCCGAGGCCGGGAACCCGCCCACGCGGCACCAGGCTGCGTTCGACTACATGCGCGAACAGTGCTCGCACTTCACCATCCACGCCGGCGAGGCGTTCGGACTGCCGTCGATCCACGAGGCGCTCTCGTTCTGCGGGACCGACCGGCTGGGCCACGGGGTCCGGGTGATCGACGACATCGTGCTGCCTCCGGACGCACGGCCGGACCAGCGCGAGTACCCGGGGGCGGAGCTTGGCACGATCGCGAACTACGTGCGGGACAAGCGGATTCCGCTCGAACTGTGCCCCAGCAGCAATGTTCAGACCGGGGCCGTCGACTCGATCGCCGAGCACCCGTTCAACGTGCTCGCCAAACTCCGGTTCCGGGTGACCGTCAACACCGACAACCGGCTGATGAGCAACACGACCATGAGCCGCGAGTTCATGGTGCTGCACGAGGCGTTCGACTACGGGTGGGCCGACTTCGAGCGGTTCACCGTGAACGCGATGAAGTCGGCGTTCCTGCACTTCGACAAGCGCCTGGAGCTGATCGACGACGTGATCAAGCCGGGGTACGCGGTGCTGCTCGGCTGAGATCTCGATACGCCGCTCACTCCGTTCGCGGCTACTCGATCACCACCTCGACTGCGATACGCCGGGCGCTCCGTTCGCGGCTACTCGATCACCACCTCGACAGCGATACGCCGGGCGCTCCGTTCGCGGCTACTCGATCACCACCTCGACAGCGATACGCCGGGCGCTCCGTTCGCGGCTACTCGATCACCACCTCGACAGCGATACGCCGGGCGCTCCGTTCGCGGCTGCTCGATCACCATCTCGACAGCGATACGCCGGGCGCTCCGTTCGCGGCTGGGTCGTCAGCCGCGGCGGATGAGGCGCTCCTCGAAGTCGTTCACCAGCGCGCGCCAGGCCTCGGACTCGTTGTCGTACGGACCGGACGGCGCCAGGCGATCGGGGTCCGGGTTGATCGCGTAATCGACCAGCCAGCCGAGCGGCGTGGTCTTGCCCAGGGCCTCGTCGACGGTGTCGATCCCGGCGAAATCAGCGGCGTCGGTCAGCAGTTCGACGGCGAGGTCGAGCTGGCGCCCGTCGACGGCGCGCGGGCCGTCGAGCAGGTCCTCGGTCAGGCCCGGGAGCGCGTACACGTTCTCCTCGAGGACGTCGTACTCCAGTTCGCCCCCGTTCGCCATCGATTGGACCTCGTCGTAGGTCGACACCTTGCCGAGCGCGTGATCGTTGTTCTCGGCGAGGTAACGAGTCAGGGCGCGCTCGGAGCTGAAGCCGTAGATGTTGCCCTTGGCGCCGAGGAAGACCGGCTCGTCGCGCAGGTAGCAGCGCAGGGTCAGGAACTCGCCCTCGTCGGTGTAGATCCGGATCGGGTCGATGCCGACCTGGGACCAGAAGTCGTCCTCCTCCTCGTCGTCGGAGTCGTCGTCGTCGGAGTCGTCGTCGTCGGAGTCCTCGTCCGTCTCGTCGTCGGCGTCGTCGTCGAGCGGGTCCACCGGATCGAACTCCGGCTCGTCCTCGTCCTCGGCGGACGCGGCGGCGTCGAGCTCGTCCTCGGCGATCGTGAGGGCCTCGGCGTCCACGTCCGGGGTGCTCACGACCTCGTCGAGCGCGTCGATCACGTCGTCCCAGTGCTTGGCGATCAGGCGGCCGATGCGGACCCAGAGGTCCACGCCCTCGCGGCCGCGGAAGTTGTCGGTGCCGACGGTCACCGCCGACAGGATCTGGTTGGCGGTGAAGAACTTGGTGACCGGGGTCAGGTCGCAGACCTCGCCGATGATCCGGGTGATCTCCAGCGCGTTCTCGAGCTCGGCGATCACCTCGCCGCGGGGGTCCTCGGCGGCCAGCTCAGGGACGCCGATGAGGTCGTAGCTGTGCTTGTCGTCCGGGATGAGCTCCTCGGCCTGGAGCTTCTTCACCGTCTCCCATTGGGGATGGTCGGCGAGGTCGTTGTCGTCGTCGGTCCGCACGAATGCGGCCAGCGCGGCGACCGAGTCGAATCCGTACAGGTCCTCGTCGAGACCGAGGAAGGCCTCCCACTCGTCCTCGCCCTCGCGCCAGCGGGGCGCCCACAGGGTGAAGAGGTTTCCATCGGTGAGTCCGAGTTCAATGGGGACGATGTCTCCGGCCATGCGCACGACACTACCGGGGTGGAGCGAGCTCACATGTTGCGGGGACCGAACTGCCGGTCCCCGGCGTCACCGAGCCCGGGGACGATGTACGACGATGTGTTCAGGCACTCGTCGATCGCGCCGACCACCAGCCGCACCCGTTGCCGCGTCGTGCGGAGCGCAGCGACCCCCTCCGGCGCCGCGACCACGCACACGGCGGTGACGTCGGTGGCGCCGCGGCCGGCGAGGACGTCCAGCGTGTGGATCAGCGAACCTCCGGTGGCGAGCATGGGGTCGAGCACGTAGACCCGGCGCCCGGCCAGGTCCTCGGGCAGCGAGACCAGATACTCGTGAGGCTCGGCGGTCGCTTCGTCGCGGGCCACGCCGACGAACCCGGCCTGCGCGTCGGGGACCAGGCCGAGTGCGGCGTCGAGCATCCCGAGACCGGCCCGGAGCACCGGCACGAACAGTGGCCGCCCGGCCAGCTCCACGCACTCTGCGGGTCCGACGGGCGTCTGCACCGCGACCGGCGTGGTCGGCTCCGCAGCGAGTGCCTCGTAGGTGAGCATGGCGGTGATCTTGGTCAGCTGTGCGCGGAAGTCGGCGTTCGACGTCCCCTCGTCGCGCAGCAGCGTCATCCGGGACTGCACCAACGGGTGCGTGACCACGTGCACATCCACCGAACCGCTGCTCATGCCCGGAAAGCCTACGTGCCGTGGAACCGAACGCACCGCCGCTGCGTCTAAATGACCATGAAGCCTCTCACCGTGAACGACACGTCCTTGTCCGCCATCGTCGGCCGGCAGAGCGCCGCCGCCGGCATCGTCGCCGAACGCGCCCTGGCCGAACGCTTCGACGCCGCCGCCTACGCGCCCGCCTTCGGGCTGATCGGTGCACCGTTCCTGTCGGCTCTCGCGGCCGCGATGAGTGCCCGAGCCGCCCGGCTCGACTCACTGTCCGCCGCCCACACCGGTCAAGCCGCGGCGACCACCGTCGCGGGCCTGGCGTACCGCGGCACCGACGCGGCCGGCGCGACGGAGATGACGGCATGAGCGTCGAGTTCCTGATCGCACCGCTGCGGATGCTCATCGCGGCGCTCGGCACCGGAGACCTGCCCGCGGGTGGCCCGGTCGGCACGCTGACCGCCTCCCGGAACGCGCTCGACCAGGCCGGCGACCTCGCCCGCAAAGCCGCCGCGGAGACGACG harbors:
- a CDS encoding primosomal protein; this encodes MAGDIVPIELGLTDGNLFTLWAPRWREGEDEWEAFLGLDEDLYGFDSVAALAAFVRTDDDNDLADHPQWETVKKLQAEELIPDDKHSYDLIGVPELAAEDPRGEVIAELENALEITRIIGEVCDLTPVTKFFTANQILSAVTVGTDNFRGREGVDLWVRIGRLIAKHWDDVIDALDEVVSTPDVDAEALTIAEDELDAAASAEDEDEPEFDPVDPLDDDADDETDEDSDDDDSDDDDSDDEEEDDFWSQVGIDPIRIYTDEGEFLTLRCYLRDEPVFLGAKGNIYGFSSERALTRYLAENNDHALGKVSTYDEVQSMANGGELEYDVLEENVYALPGLTEDLLDGPRAVDGRQLDLAVELLTDAADFAGIDTVDEALGKTTPLGWLVDYAINPDPDRLAPSGPYDNESEAWRALVNDFEERLIRRG
- the upp gene encoding uracil phosphoribosyltransferase, translated to MDVHVVTHPLVQSRMTLLRDEGTSNADFRAQLTKITAMLTYEALAAEPTTPVAVQTPVGPAECVELAGRPLFVPVLRAGLGMLDAALGLVPDAQAGFVGVARDEATAEPHEYLVSLPEDLAGRRVYVLDPMLATGGSLIHTLDVLAGRGATDVTAVCVVAAPEGVAALRTTRQRVRLVVGAIDECLNTSSYIVPGLGDAGDRQFGPRNM
- a CDS encoding proline-rich domain-containing protein, whose translation is MSESDDQRPAANDDAHSVPPAESPADEAREPDVQDEVTEFQPSADPFDAQTLPGNPYGTPQYGTPQYGTPQYGTPQYGTPYYGAPYEANQFGADPFGAFPPAAPMQTAPDPPRLGAAFSWAGSRFSANIGVLVGAAALWAAIIIGAALLAGVVIGLVVLAVSGFAVDVDESVSIGAAITSGVIAGIAVAAITGLATSCWLNGLITIADGKRADIGDFFRPVALGPILLVTLIVSAVSTVADLLLSQYLGLEWISLLVSLALTFLTIWMVYFAADTGAGVGPSLSNGLNLSAGRAGPTLVVLLIALLITIAGALALLVGLLFAMPFAGLLTLYYFRALTRRPIAQ
- a CDS encoding adenosine deaminase, producing MGIPETITIDSCRLAPKVLLHDHLDGGLRPATVLDLARENGYDKLPADTAEELGEWFATAADSGSLETYLETFAHTVGVMQTAPALTRVARECAEDLFEDGVVYAEVRFAPELHTEQGLSLDEVVEAVLAGFAEGEDLSRAAGRPIVVRCLLTAMRHAARSLEIAELATRFEGRGVVGFDIAGAEAGNPPTRHQAAFDYMREQCSHFTIHAGEAFGLPSIHEALSFCGTDRLGHGVRVIDDIVLPPDARPDQREYPGAELGTIANYVRDKRIPLELCPSSNVQTGAVDSIAEHPFNVLAKLRFRVTVNTDNRLMSNTTMSREFMVLHEAFDYGWADFERFTVNAMKSAFLHFDKRLELIDDVIKPGYAVLLG
- a CDS encoding thymidine phosphorylase; the protein is MSAVDPVSVIGAKRDGRELTTAQIDAVVHGFTSGTVAPEQMSSLLMAIVWRGMSRRETADWTAAMIASGITVDLSGLERGGRPLTTVDKHSTGGVGDKITLPLTPLIASYGLAVPQLSGRGLGHTGGTLDKLESIPGWSAQVSPERLRSQLSRVGAVICAASDQLAPADRALYALRDVTGTVASIPLIAASIMSKKIAEGTEALVLDVKVGSGAFMRTYDDAADLARAMVELGTDAGVRTSALLTDMSAPLGRSAGNALEVAEAVEVLAGGGPRDVVELTLALAREMLDAAGLRDVDPAEHLAGGQAMDTWRAMIAAQGGDPAASLPEAVHREVAVVSESGYLARLDALAVGLAAWELGAGRSAPGAAVSAGAGVTWHAAVGEPVVAGAPLLTLHADDPARFDAALARLEGAYEVTATAPTDVPPLDRVLGRIGP